Genomic DNA from Solanum dulcamara chromosome 4, daSolDulc1.2, whole genome shotgun sequence:
CTATGGTAAGGCAAGTGCTCTCATCCAACACGAATGGCGACCAAAATCCCTCTTCACAATATCTGGTGAAGTTGACACCAGGGCAATTGAAAAGAGCGCCAAAATTGGGTTGGCTGTAGCCCTCAAGCCATGAGTCTGCTACTACCTTACAGAAAAGTGAGTGAAGCAGTGTTGTTTTGTATGATCCTGAGTAATAAATTAGATAGATTTGTTTCAGCGCATTATCTTTCTGCGCCGGTGAGAATAACCTTCAGCTGGTAATGCAAACTCATGAATTTTTGCTAATACCCTTCCTAAATGTTGATTGAGGGACCGGTTTTTAACTTTTCACCTGGGCTTCATCATTCACGTGATTGATTAATCTTTCTTTGATCATTTTTTATTGTATGAAGACTCTCCCATTGTGTTGGTGTGAGTTACGGCACAAAACAAACATCTTTTGGcctttcttctttcttattcCCTTTTAAGGACGCGAGTTTTACTGCGAAAGACTTTATTCAATATTTCTCAGTTCATCTATCCTCCATACCCTCCTTGAAATTACTATTACAAAGTATCAATGAACACTTCGAATCGCACAGCTATCTCTCCCACTTTCACTAACATAATACATGTATAAGATGATTCGGAaaatctctctttctctctgcTTAGTGATTCTCTCTTATAGAAATTTCAAGGCACTCGAAGACTTTCTGACCTTCCAAGTATATATGTACAAAAGACACCATAATGTCAGCATCATAGCCTAAATATGTTCCCTTGAAGCAAACTGTTTTTTTACCTCTGCTCAGCAGTCACATCCTCTGGCTCATGAAGAATGAAAACAGCAGATGAATTAGAGGAGACACTAATCTCCTTCATTGTATCAAAGTATTGGGTGATCAAAATCATGTCCATGACATCCTTGGTTGATGCCCCTGGAACACTTGTAGAGAAGCCAATCACACTTTCTTTAAGCCCTTCTACGATAGCTTGTCGTTGACGAGCAATTCCTAGCCCTGCTAAATACTTTGATTCTGCTTCTCCTTCTGCTTGCTTTATCTGCAGAATCTTCTCTCCTTCAGCCTTCGCAGATGCAGCTTCTCTCAATCTTGAAGCTAGTTTTCATGAAATTATCAGCTCATGTTAAGAGTGTTATGGTCTACATGATCCATCAACATGCTAGCAAGACttgaatacataatttatatggTTCAATACTTGTAACTTTGTAAAAAAATGGAGATTTATGCTAAGATGTGATAAAAAGGGACAGTCTAGTGCATGAAACATCTTGTGTTCACGCAGGGTCCGGAAAGGACATCCATTACCGACTTTATGGCTTGAACTGTGATCTAGAAGTTATACATGGAGACAAATTTATGTTTGCTTCAATGCTTCCTTTCAATGACAAGATGTGATTACAAGCACCAAAAACAGCAAGCAAGTATCACGTGCTGAAACCCAAAAAGTGGTTCTAgtccaaaaaaaacaaaaagttgGACAAGAAGTCTCTTCCAACTTTCCCCAAGAATATTATGAAGAAATGCTAACTACTCTTTACTTCCTTTTAGAGGGAAGAAAATTAAGACTATGAAGTATTAAGGATTGTTAGCCATACCTGCATTTATCTCATTCATTGAACTTTTCACTTGATCATCTGGTTCAACATCTACAATAAGAGTCTGAACTATCTCATATCCATAAAGAGACATTGCCTAGGTAATTCCACGAGGAAAATCAGATATGAATTGATATAGTTTCTTCTGCTTGTTTGCTTAAAAGTTGCAGTAGTACTTGCTAATATAAAGAGAAAGATACCTTTTCGAGTCGCTTCCCTACTGTTTTGGCTATCTCAGTTTTCTGTTTAAAAACTTTATCCAGTTCCAATGTTGGCACAGTTGCCCTAATAACTAACAAACATCAATAAGAACCTACTCAGTACAGAAGCTTTTGGATGGAAAAAAGAAAACTACTTCATATGAAGTTTGGCAAAGTTTTATCATAAAAATCATCTGTTTACTTAACATAGCAGAATGGGAAAAGAACACATTATAAGAGAGGAATATGACAGAAGGCAAAGCAAAATCTCTTCAAATAGTGACATTCACTATATGCCCGCACCTGATGTTTATACTAAACTATATTAATTTACTATGATGAAGTTACAAATTAAGATGAGAATACGTTTTAGTTAACCGTGGTTTAGTGATTGGAGTGCATGTAAATACATGTGTCATCTATTCATTAGGTTGGTGCAAACACCAAGAGCGGGTTTAGTATGACTTGCTTGGGACTTCAGTAGTGTGGGGAAGAAGTGGACATTAAGGATGTAAGCTGTATTAATATCAATTGCTTTTTAGATCGTACTGCAATACGTTTCGATAAAATAAATCTTATAGAAGAAAGGTCATAACAAACAGATAAAGCTATGATGGACAAGGATAAGAATTGCATCCCAACCATCAAAGACATATGCTTGAATCTGCTCCTTTATGTTGCTTAGTTTGTAGAAAGCATCAGCTGCCTTGTCTGCCAAGGCTCTGTATTGGATTGAAGCAACCAAAGTCACAAAAACATTATCCTGAAAATTATAGCTTTAATGAGAAACAACTAAAAACAATTGCTTTACAAAATAGTTAAAAGTTCAGACTATCAAAGAACATTGATTGCACATCATTTGGTAGGATAAGATCTACATATATTCTTCTGCCCTCTCCAGACTCCACTTGTGAAATTTCACTGGGTATATTGTTACCCTAGTCATTTCAACAACTTTTTTAAATGATCAAGACATCAGTTTAGTGTCAACTCTTAGGATCAACCACATCTTTCAAAACTCGTGATAATAGGCCCGCTCCTTAACCTTATCCACTTAAAATATCAGGCTTAGTTCACTTTACGCGAGGCTCAAACATCTGATTTAAGTCATAAGTCCCTCGACTTTTGTCACTTGAACCAAGTCCCGGAAGCAACTAGCGATTGTAACTTCTAGCAACGTATAAACATGGTAATTTGCACAATCAAATATGAGATAAATTTAATCCCAAAAATTTAaatagaaataaagaaaaattaaaaagacaAATATGCAAACCTTAGTCTTGGATTCACATGTAATGTCAAGTTGTTGCACTCTTAGTGAAAGATAACCAGCTAATTGACTTCCAAAACACCAAGGCATGAAGTGAAAACCAGGACCAAGAACATCATCATACTTGCCAAAATTTTCTTGTATAGCAACTGTGGATTGATCCACTTGAATACAACCCAAAgcttgtcccataactacaaCTAATCAATTAACATATAGTAATAAAGAGGATAATATTTTTAGTAGAGTCTTAGGTTTATTTGTTTAGACATGACTACATCTTAACCGTAGAAGTGAAGGACAAGATTCACAAAacgtttttcttttttctttttcaagaaaggattaaataaaacaaaagatAATTTAGTATACCAATcacttgattttcaaataattagGGTTCGTTTGGTTGGGTCTATTTGATAGGATGTATAAGAATACTACTGATATTAAATTTGAAGAATAATGATTGGTTGCAAATTTAAGTGtgatattaattatatattttatttgatattatttttatatatagtatatgtGGTACTATTCTTATTCTAacctactttatttatttaatataataaatcaaACAATCGACAaaagataatatcaaaattattacTATACTGTATTCAGTATTATATATCAAACTATCCGAAGGTGATAAAAAGTTGATCCATGTCCAAAGTGGTACTGTGAAAGTTGAGCCACTATCTACTTTAGGATAAGATCTCAATAAGTGTGCAAAGAGAAAAGAGTCGTTTTCAGCAATAATTGATCAATTTGTCATCATATCCGAGCACCATAAATAACCTATTTATCTCAAAATCTCTGTATATtatattttcctcaaatttcactcactttattgttgttgttgttatcccAACACCATACCCCGATTTGTGATTTtgtgtgaaaaatatttttctatcttttcatatttaattggtcaaaattttaattttttttttatgagaagAAGTTTCTTACAAATGAAAATTATGACTTTTTTTagtgaaagtaaaaaaaaaaagttgaacaCATTgattgtatcattttcatcctCCAACACACCTCATTTTCATTCCACAATTTCATTTTCCATACCTTTTACCTCTAGCCCACTCATATAGTATTTgtctagattatatataaatgatttgaagataatattttttgcttACCTATTGAACATAAGAAAATAAGTAAGTAAAAGAGAGATTGAATTTTTACCATTTGTGtgactataaatcatttcatcaatgataaaatgaaaatttaaaaattaaattattttcaattatggaAAAATGACATTCTTTCTAAGATGAACTAAAATATAAAATGTGCTACGTAAATTAAAAAAACGGGAGTATATATTTTGCATTCATTAGTGTAAACTGGAGGTGCCGTAACTTTCACTAAAGATGGTTCCTTCAGGGAAATTCTTATTAAGAAGGTCCTTCGAGCAACAATAAAATTGACTCTCAATTTAGACTTATGAAGGAAATTTTGGAGCAACAATAAGGTTGACTCTCGGTTAAGATTTACGAAGAGAATTTTAGAGCAAcaataaaattacttttatacGGCCTATAAGTCAATAATTCAAGTCGTAAATTCAACTATTAATGTTTGCATCAAGATAAATTGTCtacattatattttttgaaGTGTCCACCCTTCCGTATGATACCCCAGATCATATGTAAAAAGGGATGCTTCGTAGACCAAATTTGTCCCTTTTGGCGTTGTCCGATCAAACATGACCAACTTTGGGAGAATGCATGAACACCTTGCTTGCTTATCTTTCAAGAACAAAAATTTACACTCATCTTTATTTCTCTtaatctaacatttttttaataatcatGGTGTCCAAACCAACTTTCCTACGCCTTAACCAACATTGTTTATTATCATAGAATAAATAGGATACTCATGCGTGATGATTCGtaattttattcttctttttctttgaaGAAGAGGCTGGTCCAAATACAAAGATTGCCATCATCATAGAATTTTGATCATCTGTCAAACCACAAATGGAAAGAAATAAAAGTACACTTTCCATCTGCTATAACAAGAAGATTGCAGTTCaacatttgatattttttttttacccttttCTATGTGTTAAGTTATATAAACCTGCAagtaaccaaaaaaaataaaattccctTTCATTTACTAGTTCCCCCCTATTGATGTGGTCTGAAGAGAAATAGGAAGAAAGTGATTTATCTGAGACAGAAAATATATTTACTCTATGGTGCTTACACTACTCTTTTCAAGTAGTAGTTAAGCGCTCTCACAATCACATCATGTAAAATGTGTACTCCTATTCCCTTGCCAGTCATCCAAGCATAAATGTGGGCACAACAAAATATATTCATAGAGGGTTAAAGAAAAGAATGGTACAAACAGATTACTGTGGAATCCCGATTCTATGGTTTGCCATTTGGATTTGGTGAATTCTGAGGAAGTTGATGACGGTATGGAGAAGCATGAGAACCATTTGGAAT
This window encodes:
- the LOC129887568 gene encoding hypersensitive-induced response protein 1-like gives rise to the protein MGQALGCIQVDQSTVAIQENFGKYDDVLGPGFHFMPWCFGSQLAGYLSLRVQQLDITCESKTKDNVFVTLVASIQYRALADKAADAFYKLSNIKEQIQAYVFDVIRATVPTLELDKVFKQKTEIAKTVGKRLEKAMSLYGYEIVQTLIVDVEPDDQVKSSMNEINAASRLREAASAKAEGEKILQIKQAEGEAESKYLAGLGIARQRQAIVEGLKESVIGFSTSVPGASTKDVMDMILITQYFDTMKEISVSSNSSAVFILHEPEDVTAEQR